In Aridibaculum aurantiacum, the following proteins share a genomic window:
- a CDS encoding gliding motility-associated C-terminal domain-containing protein, which translates to MSKYRIRTLLVLLFLIIFLQQYAQPVFPGNLSPLRPHKQTSCATDVFITAARDGIAYQQQESRMNDLIRSYRQVNDTGILTLPVVVHIVQDDPYLITDQTIADAISDLNDAYSKSGAYAASTGVDTRIRFCLAKKDPEGGVTNGITRTTSYYGHDLNPVIEDARLKNLVQWPPDQYINIWFIKNMRLDLVPRFECGKWIRTISQGYATMPPGGTPLDGIVVAGFGYLLAHEMGHYLGLYHTWEGLNCRNNDCTQDGDRVCDTPPDASLSAAASCNSPFNSCSTDTLSGFTADVPDMINNFMDYGNESCQNSFTQGQKDRMRAAINTMRPGLLQDKCTPPCSATVQANFTRDNHYPLPGSTINFTNTSTGANTFEWLLNGTVVSTSANYTTSFAAPGKYKVTLKAFNGSCYSTYTHYVIVNCGVAARFYTDRRELAAKAPVYVDSVQFFNTSVNATSYTWYMRSSTGMPNQVVSTAANFKYVFTQPGNYFVRLIATNGSCSDTTSIFTIEVMDPTPDGAVYVSQAECVQETKVRVSFALCNFGYAPIAPGVPISFYDNDPRLPNANKIDTTIYLKDTLQGHCCAPLYHHVLNVGYKKLDRVFVVFNDAGNNLPVVLPNTNLIELTYGNNFGTISNFAFKVNATPATSILEWGDTVQLHAQASPGIVTGYTWSTPRDLSCTNCQSPVLIADSSIIKTVVATSRQGCTDTAVVDIQVPPYNDFSARITAVECTSVDSLFVRFILYNAFKRGVLPKGLPISFYNGNPRTGTAVLLPPVFTLTDTVRAKESTFETFIKGMNTGRIYAVVNDSGRGVPVALPNTILLEKSYANNISDTLYQPEVLVVQPADTTVIRKQPVPLNLLSTIYNPLSTAWITSNNSLLNCLTCISPVVIPYETSVVKVRTENRFGCMLQGSAQVKVYPPDFTVTILDTKCYTNTAALVTINICMNNAYDTTWAGIPVSFYDGDPANAGTRLLSPVFYTPQLAAGNCNTYTFRITAPTTGKLYAVVNDKGTNRQQVPAVAYAETDITNNTVDVSYTPFQVSIDPADTTIQRLTPVQLTPIAVGGIISSYAWDPSPFISCTSCATPVVTPEYSSQFRVFVRNEYACTDTAMAIVRTSASTHVFVPDAFTPNGDRKNDVLYVLAGQDVVTIKNFGIYNRWGQQVFQVQNVPPNTPAHGWTGLVNGKEAATGTYVYMLTIGLRNGSQENLKGTIVLIR; encoded by the coding sequence ATGAGCAAGTACAGGATAAGAACCCTATTGGTGCTATTGTTTTTAATAATTTTCCTGCAACAGTATGCACAGCCTGTATTTCCCGGCAACCTGTCACCACTTCGGCCACACAAACAAACCTCTTGCGCTACCGATGTTTTTATTACAGCAGCCAGGGATGGTATTGCTTACCAACAACAGGAAAGCAGGATGAATGACCTTATCCGTTCGTACAGGCAGGTGAATGATACGGGCATATTGACACTACCAGTGGTAGTACACATCGTGCAGGATGATCCTTATTTGATTACTGACCAAACCATTGCCGATGCCATTAGCGACCTGAACGACGCTTACAGCAAGTCAGGTGCATATGCAGCCAGTACAGGTGTTGATACCAGGATCAGGTTTTGCCTGGCAAAGAAAGACCCGGAAGGGGGCGTCACCAATGGCATCACCCGTACTACTTCGTATTATGGTCACGATCTAAACCCGGTGATAGAAGATGCGAGACTAAAAAACCTTGTGCAATGGCCGCCGGATCAATACATCAATATCTGGTTTATAAAAAATATGCGGCTCGACCTGGTGCCACGATTTGAATGTGGCAAATGGATAAGAACCATCTCACAAGGTTACGCTACCATGCCTCCCGGCGGCACACCACTCGATGGAATTGTTGTAGCTGGATTTGGTTATTTACTGGCGCACGAGATGGGTCACTACCTGGGCCTTTACCATACTTGGGAAGGACTGAACTGCAGGAACAATGACTGCACCCAAGATGGAGACAGAGTTTGTGATACGCCACCTGATGCATCGCTGTCAGCTGCGGCCTCTTGCAATTCTCCATTCAACTCATGTAGCACAGATACGCTCAGTGGATTTACTGCTGATGTTCCTGATATGATCAACAACTTCATGGACTATGGCAACGAGAGCTGCCAGAACAGTTTTACCCAGGGGCAGAAGGACAGGATGCGCGCTGCTATTAATACCATGCGTCCTGGATTACTGCAGGACAAATGCACACCGCCTTGTTCGGCTACTGTACAGGCAAATTTCACCCGCGACAACCATTATCCCCTACCGGGCAGCACCATCAACTTTACCAATACATCTACAGGGGCTAATACTTTTGAATGGCTTTTAAATGGCACTGTAGTATCTACCAGTGCTAACTACACTACATCTTTTGCAGCACCCGGAAAATACAAGGTTACGCTTAAGGCATTTAATGGTAGCTGCTATTCCACCTATACACATTACGTGATCGTGAATTGTGGTGTTGCTGCCAGGTTTTATACCGATAGAAGAGAGCTGGCTGCAAAGGCACCTGTATATGTTGACAGTGTACAATTTTTCAACACATCGGTAAATGCCACCAGCTATACCTGGTATATGCGCAGCAGTACAGGCATGCCCAACCAGGTAGTTAGCACAGCGGCTAATTTCAAATATGTGTTTACCCAGCCTGGAAATTATTTTGTTCGCTTGATTGCTACCAACGGCAGCTGTTCAGATACCACCAGCATATTTACCATAGAGGTTATGGATCCTACTCCCGACGGTGCCGTATATGTATCGCAGGCAGAATGTGTACAGGAAACAAAAGTGCGGGTAAGCTTTGCCCTCTGCAACTTTGGATACGCTCCTATTGCTCCCGGTGTACCCATTAGTTTTTATGACAACGATCCACGTCTACCGAATGCCAATAAAATAGACACCACCATTTATTTGAAAGACACTTTACAAGGACATTGCTGTGCGCCGCTTTACCATCATGTGTTGAATGTTGGGTATAAAAAACTGGATAGAGTGTTTGTTGTTTTTAATGATGCAGGCAATAACCTGCCTGTTGTGCTTCCAAATACCAATCTCATAGAATTGACCTATGGCAACAACTTTGGAACGATCAGCAACTTTGCTTTTAAAGTAAATGCAACACCTGCTACATCCATACTTGAATGGGGCGATACTGTACAACTACATGCACAAGCTTCGCCGGGCATAGTAACCGGTTATACATGGAGCACACCCCGCGATCTAAGCTGTACCAATTGCCAGTCACCTGTATTGATAGCAGATTCGTCCATCATCAAAACAGTAGTTGCTACCAGCAGGCAAGGTTGTACAGATACGGCTGTTGTAGATATACAAGTACCACCATACAATGATTTTTCTGCCAGGATAACTGCTGTTGAATGCACCTCTGTTGATAGTTTATTTGTGCGCTTTATATTGTACAATGCCTTCAAACGAGGAGTACTTCCCAAAGGCTTACCTATCTCTTTTTACAACGGAAATCCACGAACGGGCACTGCTGTTTTGCTACCGCCTGTATTTACATTAACGGATACAGTAAGAGCAAAAGAGTCCACGTTTGAAACTTTTATTAAGGGCATGAACACAGGTCGCATTTATGCGGTTGTAAACGACAGCGGCAGGGGTGTTCCTGTTGCTTTGCCTAATACAATCCTATTGGAAAAGTCGTACGCCAATAACATCTCGGACACGCTTTACCAACCAGAGGTACTGGTGGTGCAGCCTGCCGATACTACAGTTATTCGTAAACAACCTGTTCCACTAAACCTGCTTTCAACTATCTACAATCCCTTATCAACCGCATGGATCACTAGCAATAACTCATTGCTGAATTGCCTTACCTGCATATCGCCAGTTGTTATACCTTATGAAACATCTGTGGTGAAGGTGCGTACAGAAAACCGGTTTGGCTGTATGTTGCAAGGAAGCGCGCAGGTGAAAGTTTACCCGCCTGATTTCACAGTTACCATACTTGATACAAAATGCTATACCAACACAGCTGCATTAGTCACCATCAACATCTGTATGAACAATGCATACGACACTACCTGGGCAGGAATACCGGTATCTTTTTATGATGGAGACCCTGCAAACGCAGGCACAAGACTATTATCACCTGTTTTTTATACGCCTCAATTAGCTGCAGGCAACTGCAACACGTACACCTTCCGCATAACAGCGCCTACTACAGGCAAACTATATGCAGTTGTAAATGATAAAGGCACCAACAGGCAACAAGTACCTGCTGTGGCATATGCAGAAACAGATATAACCAACAACACTGTGGATGTATCCTACACTCCATTCCAGGTGTCGATTGATCCTGCAGATACCACCATACAACGTCTTACACCTGTACAACTTACACCTATAGCTGTGGGAGGCATTATAAGTTCTTATGCATGGGATCCTTCTCCTTTTATATCGTGCACCAGTTGCGCTACTCCTGTTGTAACACCTGAATACTCTTCACAGTTTCGTGTATTTGTACGCAACGAATATGCATGTACAGATACAGCAATGGCAATAGTACGAACCAGTGCATCAACGCATGTATTTGTTCCGGATGCATTTACACCTAATGGCGATCGCAAGAACGATGTACTGTATGTACTGGCCGGGCAGGATGTGGTTACCATCAAAAACTTTGGTATCTACAACCGGTGGGGGCAGCAGGTTTTCCAGGTACAGAATGTGCCACCCAATACACCTGCACATGGATGGACAGGCCTGGTTAATGGAAAGGAGGCAGCAACAGGCACTTATGTTTACATGCTTACGATTGGCTTACGCAACGGCAGCCAGGAAAACCTGAAAGGAACCATTGTTCTGATAAGGTAA
- a CDS encoding HPP family protein, producing MRWRYDVKTELALAFLPTITVVLVLLLIESFSHQRLLFASLASSAFLIYLDPRHEMNNIKTLSISQTSAALLGFVVYLAAGSGYDSAAIAMILSIAVMIFLKAMHPPAVSTALSFAFREADGSNLLLFLTALSLLVVLIVLQRISIWLIRKEAPKIEDKIE from the coding sequence ATGAGGTGGCGGTATGATGTAAAAACAGAATTGGCACTTGCCTTTTTACCTACAATTACAGTGGTGCTTGTGTTATTGCTAATCGAATCATTTTCGCACCAGCGCCTACTGTTTGCATCACTGGCATCCAGCGCGTTTCTTATTTACCTGGATCCACGGCACGAGATGAACAATATAAAGACGCTAAGCATTTCGCAGACAAGTGCTGCCCTGCTAGGCTTTGTTGTTTACCTGGCAGCAGGGTCTGGTTATGATTCCGCTGCTATAGCCATGATCTTGTCCATAGCTGTAATGATTTTCCTAAAGGCGATGCATCCTCCCGCTGTTTCTACTGCACTATCTTTTGCATTTCGCGAGGCCGATGGAAGCAACTTGCTGTTGTTCCTGACTGCACTATCGCTGCTGGTGGTGCTGATTGTACTGCAGCGTATTTCCATTTGGCTCATACGAAAAGAAGCTCCCAAAATAGAGGACAAAATAGAATGA
- a CDS encoding GIY-YIG nuclease family protein — MEQDLYPVELIDMYYYVYVLLSEKDNLLYTGYTSDLRKRLELHNEGKVPSTQFRRPLRLIYFEGCIDQQDETRREKYLKSGNGKIYLRNRLRKFFNPTG; from the coding sequence ATGGAGCAAGACCTTTACCCCGTTGAATTGATTGATATGTACTACTACGTGTACGTTTTACTTAGTGAAAAAGATAACCTATTGTATACAGGTTATACATCTGACCTGAGAAAGCGACTAGAATTACATAATGAAGGTAAAGTTCCTTCTACACAATTCAGACGTCCCTTAAGATTGATTTACTTTGAAGGATGTATTGATCAACAAGATGAAACGCGGAGAGAAAAGTACCTGAAATCTGGCAACGGGAAGATTTATTTGAGAAACCGCCTTCGGAAGTTTTTCAATCCTACGGGGTGA
- a CDS encoding tyrosine-type recombinase/integrase — MMVEVAPVSEAVLVEPVVQTCKSALICIAACNQEELQHFTGFLQMKAYSPSTIKTYRNEFAQLLQKLGEIPVQELKPGDLRRYFLYCVQQGLSENTLHSRINALKFYFEQVLGREKFFFEVPRPKKPVQLPKVVSKEDIAAIIRAITNLKHRTMIMLAYGCGLRVSEITGLQAGDIDGKRRLLWVKRGKGKKDRVVSLSPALLVMLREYYKQYKPALYLFEGGVAGSRYSVRSLEAIIQAAKERAGVRAAGSMHMLRHSFATHLLDKGTDVVLIQKLLGHGNIKTTLRYLHVTNKDLLHILSPIEDIKELL; from the coding sequence ATGATGGTTGAAGTAGCACCAGTAAGTGAGGCTGTATTGGTGGAGCCAGTAGTACAAACCTGTAAGTCTGCTTTAATATGTATAGCAGCTTGCAACCAGGAAGAACTGCAACACTTTACCGGATTTCTGCAGATGAAAGCTTATAGCCCCAGCACTATAAAAACGTACAGGAATGAATTTGCACAACTTCTACAAAAGCTAGGAGAAATTCCTGTACAGGAGTTGAAGCCTGGAGACTTGCGGCGTTATTTTTTGTACTGTGTACAACAGGGGCTTTCAGAAAATACTCTTCACAGCCGTATTAATGCTTTGAAATTTTATTTTGAGCAGGTGCTTGGACGAGAGAAGTTTTTCTTTGAAGTGCCGCGGCCAAAAAAGCCAGTGCAACTTCCAAAGGTGGTAAGCAAAGAAGATATAGCCGCTATCATAAGGGCCATCACTAATCTTAAGCATAGAACAATGATCATGCTTGCTTATGGTTGCGGATTACGAGTGAGTGAGATAACAGGTTTGCAAGCTGGTGATATTGATGGTAAAAGAAGGTTGTTGTGGGTAAAGCGGGGCAAAGGCAAAAAAGACAGGGTGGTAAGTTTAAGTCCTGCACTGCTGGTTATGCTGCGTGAATATTATAAGCAATACAAGCCGGCATTGTATCTTTTTGAAGGTGGTGTTGCAGGCAGTCGCTATAGTGTACGAAGCCTTGAAGCTATCATACAGGCTGCAAAAGAGCGGGCTGGAGTAAGAGCGGCTGGAAGCATGCACATGTTACGACACAGTTTTGCTACTCATTTGCTTGATAAGGGAACAGACGTTGTACTTATACAAAAGCTTTTAGGGCATGGTAACATAAAAACAACCTTGCGTTATCTTCACGTTACCAACAAAGACCTGCTGCATATTTTAAGTCCAATAGAAGATATTAAGGAGCTATTATAA
- a CDS encoding DUF1493 family protein translates to MEQSIYQIEFKELRKAYQEVKLFLEQETAGEITSVKKDIEEDLQIAGDDTYELIEKFVTVYNLDASGFDVTQHFLSEGEQFNSSIALLQLISLPIVLFTWLLKVLTFGKVDYNKAVELPDIYRKTMGLTFGDMVT, encoded by the coding sequence ATGGAACAGTCAATCTATCAAATAGAGTTTAAGGAGTTGCGTAAAGCATACCAAGAAGTAAAATTGTTTCTGGAACAAGAAACTGCTGGAGAAATTACTTCGGTGAAAAAGGATATTGAGGAAGACCTGCAAATTGCGGGTGATGATACGTACGAGTTGATAGAAAAGTTCGTAACCGTTTATAATCTCGATGCAAGTGGATTTGATGTTACACAACACTTTTTAAGTGAAGGTGAACAGTTTAATTCAAGCATAGCTCTCCTCCAGCTTATAAGCCTTCCTATTGTATTATTCACTTGGCTACTTAAAGTCTTGACGTTTGGAAAAGTTGACTATAACAAAGCGGTGGAATTGCCAGATATTTATAGGAAGACAATGGGTTTAACTTTTGGGGACATGGTGACATGA